The following proteins come from a genomic window of Mycolicibacterium rufum:
- a CDS encoding alpha/beta fold hydrolase, with protein MTTAQPLVFDLPHLRIHALSWGPADGRMVLCLHGFPDSAWGWQKMGPLLAERGLRVVAPFSRGYAPTGPAPDGDYHIGALMYDALAVHRALGAPSDAVVIGHDWGAFTAAGLAASPDSPFAAHITMAVAPIGAISRTRGDVGRQLRMLPRQLRNSWYILFFQLPAVPENVLPRVIPRLWRDWGPPGFATDAELDAALAALPSPAHRRAAVGYYRAMVRPSRPAARYAELHRWALELPRVPILHVQGLQDGAMLADYAESVADVLPAGSRVVTLPTAGHFLQIEEPQLAAEAVLDHLGAR; from the coding sequence ATGACCACTGCGCAACCGCTGGTGTTCGACCTCCCCCACCTGAGGATCCACGCCCTGTCCTGGGGGCCTGCCGACGGCCGGATGGTGCTGTGCCTGCACGGGTTCCCCGACAGTGCGTGGGGGTGGCAGAAGATGGGGCCGCTGCTGGCCGAGCGCGGGCTGCGCGTGGTCGCCCCGTTCTCCCGCGGCTACGCGCCGACCGGCCCCGCGCCCGACGGCGACTATCACATCGGCGCGCTGATGTACGACGCGCTGGCGGTCCACCGGGCCCTCGGCGCGCCGTCGGACGCGGTGGTGATCGGTCACGACTGGGGCGCGTTCACCGCGGCCGGGCTCGCGGCGTCACCGGACTCCCCGTTCGCCGCGCACATCACGATGGCGGTCGCCCCGATCGGGGCGATCAGTCGTACCCGCGGCGATGTCGGCCGCCAGCTGCGGATGCTGCCCCGGCAGCTGCGCAACAGCTGGTACATCCTGTTCTTCCAGCTGCCCGCCGTGCCGGAAAACGTTCTGCCGCGGGTGATTCCGCGGCTGTGGCGGGACTGGGGGCCGCCCGGGTTCGCGACCGACGCGGAGCTCGACGCCGCGCTGGCCGCCCTCCCGAGCCCGGCGCACCGGCGCGCGGCGGTCGGCTACTACCGCGCGATGGTCCGGCCATCGCGGCCCGCCGCGCGGTATGCCGAGCTGCACCGGTGGGCCCTGGAGCTGCCGCGGGTACCGATCCTGCACGTGCAGGGTCTGCAGGACGGCGCGATGCTGGCGGACTACGCCGAGTCGGTCGCCGACGTGCTGCCTGCGGGCAGCCGGGTGGTCACCCTGCCGACCGCGGGACACTTCCTGCAGATCGAGGAGCCCCAGCTGGCCGCCGAGGCGGTGCTGGACCATCTCGGCGCGCGCTAA
- a CDS encoding thiazole synthase, translated as MVEHTTGKLSIAGREFGSRLILGTGGAANLAVLEEALVASGTELTTVAMRRVDAAGGTGVLDLLTGLGITPLPNTAGCRGAAEAVMTAQLAREALQTDWVKLEVIADERTLLPDAIELVRAAEQLVDDGFVVLPYTNDDPVLARRLEDTGCAAVMPLGSPIGTGLGIANPHHIEMIVESAGVPVILDAGIGTASDATLAMELGCDAVLLATAVTRAADPAAMASAMAAAVRAGYLARHAGRIPKRFWAQASSPAL; from the coding sequence GTGGTTGAGCACACGACAGGAAAGTTGAGCATCGCGGGCCGCGAGTTCGGTTCGCGGCTGATCCTCGGCACCGGCGGGGCGGCCAATCTCGCGGTGCTCGAGGAGGCGCTCGTCGCGTCGGGGACCGAACTGACCACCGTGGCGATGCGCCGTGTCGACGCCGCCGGCGGCACGGGCGTGCTCGATCTGCTCACCGGGCTCGGCATCACGCCGCTGCCCAACACCGCCGGGTGCCGGGGGGCCGCCGAGGCGGTGATGACCGCGCAACTCGCGCGCGAGGCGTTGCAGACCGACTGGGTGAAACTCGAGGTGATCGCCGACGAGCGGACCCTGCTCCCCGATGCGATCGAATTGGTCCGGGCCGCAGAGCAGCTCGTCGACGACGGGTTCGTCGTGCTGCCGTACACCAACGACGATCCGGTGCTGGCCCGCCGGCTCGAGGACACCGGCTGCGCGGCGGTGATGCCGCTGGGGTCGCCGATCGGCACCGGTCTGGGCATCGCCAATCCGCACCACATCGAGATGATCGTCGAGTCCGCCGGGGTGCCGGTGATCCTCGACGCCGGGATCGGAACCGCCAGCGACGCGACGCTGGCCATGGAACTCGGGTGCGACGCGGTGCTGCTGGCCACCGCCGTCACCCGCGCCGCCGACCCGGCGGCGATGGCCTCGGCGATGGCGGCCGCGGTCCGGGCCGGGTACCTGGCCCGCCACGCCGGCCGGATCCCGAAGCGGTTCTGGGCGCAAGCCTCCAGCCCGGCGTTATGA
- a CDS encoding SGNH/GDSL hydrolase family protein has protein sequence MTRYVALGSSMAAGPGIQPRVAGSPRAAGRSARNYPHLVAAALGLDLVDVTYSGATTAHVLTDPQRGAAPQIEALDGSEALVTVTIGGNDVGYVPMLFAAGLPRPVRAIPVLGTRIRRLVNPAERYVALEDVGAALVEVGRAVRQRSPGATVLFVDYLTLLPPAGAAAPLSEHDTSLGRHLAAELERRTAEAAEATGCGLVRAGEASREYHAWSADPWTTRFGWPVPRRPAPLHPNEAGMRAVADLVAAAVGG, from the coding sequence ATGACAAGGTATGTGGCGCTGGGAAGTTCGATGGCTGCCGGGCCGGGGATCCAGCCCAGGGTGGCAGGCTCGCCACGGGCGGCAGGCCGGTCGGCCCGCAACTACCCGCACCTGGTGGCGGCCGCGCTCGGCCTCGACCTCGTCGACGTCACCTATTCGGGGGCGACCACCGCGCACGTGCTGACCGACCCCCAGCGCGGAGCCGCGCCGCAGATCGAGGCGCTCGACGGCTCCGAGGCGCTGGTGACCGTCACCATCGGCGGCAACGACGTGGGCTACGTGCCGATGCTCTTCGCGGCGGGCCTGCCCCGTCCGGTACGGGCGATCCCGGTGCTGGGCACCAGGATCCGCCGTCTGGTGAACCCGGCCGAGCGGTACGTGGCGCTCGAGGACGTCGGCGCGGCGCTCGTCGAGGTGGGCCGTGCGGTGCGGCAGCGGTCCCCAGGGGCGACCGTGCTGTTCGTCGACTACCTGACGCTGCTGCCGCCCGCCGGCGCGGCGGCGCCGCTCAGCGAGCACGACACGTCGCTGGGCAGACACCTGGCCGCCGAACTCGAGCGGCGGACCGCCGAGGCGGCCGAAGCGACCGGGTGCGGGTTGGTGCGGGCGGGAGAGGCCAGCCGCGAGTACCACGCATGGTCGGCGGATCCCTGGACCACCCGCTTCGGCTGGCCGGTGCCGCGCCGCCCGGCGCCGCTGCACCCGAACGAGGCCGGGATGCGCGCGGTGGCCGACCTCGTCGCCGCGGCGGTCGGTGGATGA
- the thiO gene encoding glycine oxidase ThiO → MPESQRLAVIGGGVIGLAVARRAAQDGWRVRVHRTPEHGTSWVAGGMLAPHSEGWPGEERLLQLGLESLQLWHGGFLDGLPADVVTARESLVVAVDRADADDLRTVGQWLAAQGHPVTPTTAARDLEPLLAQGIRHGFLAETELAVDNRAVVDALAAHAERLGVEWAPPVAALREVADADAVVLANGIDAPTLWPGLPVRPVKGEVLRLRWRPGCLPIPQRVIRARVHGRQVYLVPRRDGVVVGATQYEHGRDTAPTVTGVRELLDDACAVVPALGEYELAECAAGLRPMTPDNVPLVGRLDARTLVAAGHGRSGFLLAPWTAEAIAAELRVPERVAL, encoded by the coding sequence GTGCCGGAGTCCCAGCGGCTCGCCGTGATCGGCGGCGGCGTCATCGGTCTCGCCGTGGCGCGCCGCGCCGCGCAGGACGGCTGGCGCGTGCGCGTGCACCGCACCCCGGAGCACGGTACGTCCTGGGTGGCCGGCGGCATGCTCGCACCGCACAGCGAGGGCTGGCCCGGAGAGGAACGGTTGCTGCAGCTCGGGCTGGAGTCGCTGCAGCTGTGGCACGGCGGATTCCTCGACGGCCTACCTGCCGACGTCGTCACGGCGCGCGAATCCCTGGTGGTCGCCGTCGACCGGGCCGACGCCGACGATCTGCGGACGGTCGGACAGTGGCTGGCGGCGCAGGGCCACCCCGTCACCCCCACCACGGCCGCCCGAGACCTCGAACCGCTCCTCGCGCAGGGCATTCGGCACGGCTTCCTGGCCGAGACCGAGCTCGCCGTGGACAACCGGGCAGTGGTCGACGCGCTGGCGGCGCACGCCGAGCGGCTGGGCGTCGAGTGGGCGCCGCCGGTGGCCGCGCTCCGCGAGGTGGCCGACGCCGACGCCGTCGTGCTCGCCAACGGTATCGACGCACCGACGCTGTGGCCCGGACTCCCGGTCCGGCCGGTCAAGGGTGAGGTGCTGCGGCTGCGCTGGCGGCCCGGCTGCCTGCCGATCCCGCAGCGGGTGATCCGGGCCCGGGTGCACGGCAGGCAGGTGTACCTGGTGCCCCGCCGCGACGGGGTGGTGGTCGGCGCGACCCAGTACGAGCACGGCCGCGACACCGCCCCTACGGTGACGGGTGTGCGGGAACTGCTCGACGACGCCTGTGCCGTGGTGCCGGCGCTGGGGGAGTACGAGCTCGCCGAGTGCGCGGCCGGGTTGCGCCCGATGACGCCGGACAACGTGCCGTTGGTCGGCCGGCTCGACGCCCGCACGCTGGTGGCCGCGGGGCACGGACGGTCGGGATTCCTGTTGGCGCCGTGGACCGCCGAGGCGATCGCCGCCGAGCTGCGCGTGCCGGAGAGGGTGGCGCTGTGA
- a CDS encoding flavin-containing monooxygenase — protein sequence MTEFVDVVIVGAGISGISAAWHLQQQCPDKNYVILERRESLGGTWDLFKYPGIRSDSDMYTLGFHFKPWATDQMIADGPSIWNYLNEAATENGIDKHIRYGQKVVSANWSDEHHRWEVTVECGGEQTEIHANFLWACSGYYNYDEGFSPEFAGAEDFGGTVVHPQHWPEDLDYQGKRIVVIGSGATAITLIPALIDSGAGHVTMLQRTPTYIGSLPDKDPFAARAYRLLPEKTAYTAVRWKAILQATAQYQLARTLPGVFRKALRTMAERRLPEGYDYDKHFSPSYKPWDQRVCLAPNGDIFKAIRKGKADVVTDTIERFTADGIQLSSGEHLQADIIVTATGLNVQFFGGAQVLRNGEPQDLSTSMAYKGLMLSGLPNVAFTFGYTNASWTLKADLTSEYVSRLLHFMDSKGYDTVVPRDPGDDVEALPFVDLTSGYIKRALDRLPKSGSKSPWRLKQNYLVDLRVIRNGTIDDGTLEFSRHPALAEASSRG from the coding sequence ATGACCGAATTTGTCGACGTCGTCATTGTCGGGGCCGGGATTTCCGGCATCAGCGCCGCGTGGCACCTGCAGCAGCAATGTCCGGACAAGAACTATGTGATCCTCGAGCGTCGCGAGTCCCTCGGCGGGACCTGGGACCTCTTCAAGTACCCGGGCATCCGGTCGGACTCCGACATGTACACGCTCGGATTCCACTTCAAGCCGTGGGCGACCGACCAGATGATCGCCGACGGACCGTCGATCTGGAACTACCTCAACGAGGCCGCGACCGAGAACGGCATCGACAAGCACATCCGCTACGGCCAGAAGGTCGTGTCGGCGAACTGGTCCGACGAGCACCACCGCTGGGAAGTGACCGTCGAGTGCGGCGGCGAGCAGACCGAGATCCACGCCAACTTCCTGTGGGCGTGCAGCGGTTACTACAACTACGACGAAGGTTTCTCGCCCGAGTTCGCCGGCGCCGAGGACTTCGGGGGCACCGTCGTGCACCCGCAGCACTGGCCCGAAGACCTCGATTACCAGGGCAAGAGGATCGTGGTCATCGGCAGCGGCGCCACCGCGATCACGCTCATCCCCGCGCTGATCGACAGCGGCGCCGGCCATGTGACCATGCTGCAGCGCACTCCGACCTACATCGGGTCGCTGCCCGACAAGGACCCCTTCGCCGCCCGGGCCTACCGGCTGCTGCCGGAGAAGACGGCCTACACCGCGGTCCGCTGGAAGGCGATCCTGCAGGCGACCGCGCAGTACCAGCTCGCCCGCACGCTGCCCGGTGTCTTCCGGAAGGCGTTGCGCACCATGGCCGAACGGCGACTGCCCGAGGGCTACGACTACGACAAGCACTTCAGCCCCAGCTACAAGCCGTGGGATCAGCGCGTGTGCCTGGCCCCCAACGGCGACATCTTCAAGGCCATCCGCAAGGGCAAGGCCGACGTCGTCACCGACACCATCGAGCGCTTCACCGCCGACGGCATCCAGCTGTCCTCCGGGGAGCACCTCCAGGCCGACATCATCGTCACCGCAACGGGATTGAACGTGCAGTTCTTCGGCGGCGCCCAGGTGCTGCGCAACGGCGAACCGCAGGACCTCTCGACGTCGATGGCCTACAAGGGGCTGATGCTCTCGGGTCTGCCCAACGTGGCCTTCACCTTCGGGTACACCAACGCGTCGTGGACGCTGAAGGCCGACCTGACCTCCGAGTACGTCAGCCGCCTGCTGCACTTCATGGACAGCAAGGGCTACGACACCGTGGTGCCGCGCGACCCGGGCGACGACGTCGAGGCGCTCCCGTTCGTCGACCTCACCTCCGGCTACATCAAGCGGGCGCTGGACCGGCTGCCGAAGTCGGGGTCGAAATCCCCGTGGCGACTCAAGCAGAACTACCTGGTCGACCTGCGGGTGATCCGCAACGGCACGATCGACGACGGCACGCTGGAGTTCAGTCGGCACCCCGCCCTCGCGGAGGCGTCGTCGCGCGGCTGA
- a CDS encoding ABC transporter ATP-binding protein, with product MITLDALCKTFGATRAVDGLTCTVEPGVVTGFLGPNGAGKTTTMRMILGLDRPTSGTARIDGRRYTDLTYPLRTVGALLDARQVHPNRTARRHLRWIAASNRIPARRVDEVLEMVGLGPAAGTRAGALSLGMSQRLGIAAALIGDPPVLLFDEPVNGLDPEGIHWVRSLMRALAGEGRTVFVSSHLLSEMADTADRLVVIGRGKLIASTTVAEFVGRSGGGGVLVRSPQAGALREVLAAAGMAVSGDGDALRVAQASTEAVGELAARHGIVVHELRLEQASLEQAYLSSTADAVTYRSAP from the coding sequence ATGATCACGCTCGACGCGCTCTGCAAGACCTTCGGCGCCACCCGCGCGGTCGACGGCCTCACCTGCACGGTCGAGCCGGGCGTGGTCACCGGGTTCCTGGGGCCCAACGGGGCGGGCAAAACCACGACGATGCGGATGATCCTCGGGCTGGACCGCCCGACCTCGGGGACCGCACGGATCGACGGCCGTCGCTACACCGATCTGACGTACCCGCTGCGGACCGTCGGCGCGCTGCTCGACGCGCGGCAGGTGCATCCGAACCGCACGGCGCGCAGGCATCTGCGGTGGATCGCGGCGAGCAACCGGATCCCGGCGCGGCGCGTCGATGAGGTGCTCGAGATGGTCGGCTTGGGGCCGGCGGCCGGCACCCGGGCCGGCGCGCTGTCCCTGGGCATGAGTCAGCGCCTCGGCATCGCCGCGGCGCTCATCGGCGATCCTCCCGTGCTGCTGTTCGACGAGCCGGTGAACGGGCTGGACCCCGAGGGCATCCACTGGGTGCGGTCGCTGATGCGCGCCCTGGCCGGTGAGGGCCGGACCGTGTTCGTGTCGAGCCACCTGCTCTCCGAGATGGCCGACACCGCCGATCGGCTCGTGGTGATCGGCCGGGGGAAGCTCATCGCGTCGACCACCGTCGCCGAGTTCGTCGGCCGCTCCGGCGGCGGAGGTGTGCTGGTGCGCAGCCCGCAGGCCGGCGCGCTGCGGGAGGTGCTGGCCGCCGCGGGCATGGCGGTGTCGGGTGACGGCGATGCGCTGCGCGTGGCGCAGGCGAGCACCGAGGCGGTCGGCGAGCTCGCCGCCCGGCACGGGATCGTGGTGCACGAACTGCGGCTCGAGCAAGCGTCGCTGGAACAGGCCTACCTGTCGTCGACCGCCGACGCGGTCACGTACCGGTCGGCGCCGTGA
- a CDS encoding M28 family metallopeptidase, whose amino-acid sequence MVAVTPTRPASRLAALLAVALLVISGCSRDSRPAPSSTPPPVDAGPATDFADALSRKVTVDATMAHLRALQDIANANGGNRALGTSGYDASVEYVAKALRDKGFDVQTPEFEVRLPWADAPTLTVAGAGTTAKPLEYTVGAPGQGVSGPLVAARAEDTPGCTAQDYDGLPTQGAVVLVDRGSCPFGDKQTAAAARGAVALIVANNQDGEMSGGTLGEKTDVKIPVISVAKADGERLRGQAGAPTTIVMNAGVRVERTRNVIAQTRTGSTSDVVMVGAHLDSVPDGPGINDNGSGVAATLETALQLGSSPKVANAVRFGFWGAEELGLLGSSDYVGSLDVEALKDIALYLNFDMLGSPNPGYFTYDGDQSTAPGPQDGVPRVPEGSAGIERLLVGYLDRAGKPAEDTSFDGRSDYDGFTKAGVPAGGLFSGAEEKKSTRQAEIWGGTADQPFDPNYHKDTDTLDHIDRTALQIHGSGVAYSVGLYAQDQRGRNGIPVREDRTRHQLPES is encoded by the coding sequence GTGGTGGCCGTGACCCCCACCCGACCGGCGTCGCGGCTGGCTGCCCTGCTCGCCGTCGCGCTGCTGGTGATCAGCGGCTGCAGCCGCGACAGCCGGCCCGCCCCCTCGTCGACACCGCCCCCCGTCGACGCGGGCCCCGCCACCGACTTCGCCGACGCGCTGTCCCGCAAGGTGACCGTCGACGCGACCATGGCGCACCTGCGCGCGCTGCAGGACATCGCCAACGCCAACGGCGGTAACCGCGCCCTCGGCACCTCCGGATACGACGCCAGCGTCGAGTATGTGGCCAAGGCGTTGCGCGACAAGGGTTTCGATGTGCAGACGCCGGAGTTCGAGGTCCGGCTGCCCTGGGCCGACGCCCCGACGCTGACCGTGGCAGGCGCCGGCACCACCGCCAAGCCCCTCGAATACACCGTCGGCGCGCCCGGGCAGGGGGTGTCGGGCCCGCTCGTCGCCGCCCGCGCCGAGGACACCCCGGGATGCACGGCCCAGGACTACGACGGCCTGCCCACCCAAGGCGCGGTGGTCCTTGTCGATCGCGGGTCGTGCCCCTTCGGTGACAAGCAGACCGCGGCCGCCGCCCGCGGCGCGGTCGCGCTGATCGTGGCGAACAACCAGGACGGCGAGATGAGCGGAGGCACCCTCGGCGAGAAGACCGACGTGAAGATCCCGGTGATCAGCGTTGCCAAGGCCGACGGGGAACGGCTGCGCGGCCAGGCGGGCGCCCCGACCACGATCGTGATGAACGCCGGCGTCCGGGTCGAACGGACCCGCAACGTGATCGCCCAGACCAGGACCGGCTCGACGTCCGATGTCGTGATGGTGGGCGCGCACCTCGACAGCGTTCCCGACGGCCCCGGCATCAACGACAACGGCTCCGGCGTCGCCGCCACCCTGGAAACCGCTCTGCAGCTGGGCAGTTCGCCGAAGGTCGCCAACGCGGTGCGGTTCGGCTTCTGGGGCGCCGAGGAACTCGGCCTGCTCGGGTCGAGCGACTACGTCGGATCGCTGGACGTCGAGGCGCTCAAGGACATCGCGCTCTACCTCAACTTCGACATGCTCGGTTCGCCCAACCCCGGGTACTTCACCTACGACGGAGACCAGTCCACCGCGCCGGGTCCGCAGGACGGCGTGCCGCGGGTGCCCGAAGGCTCGGCCGGTATCGAGCGCCTGCTCGTCGGCTACCTCGACCGCGCCGGCAAGCCCGCCGAGGACACCTCCTTCGACGGCAGATCCGATTACGACGGCTTCACCAAGGCGGGAGTGCCTGCGGGCGGCCTGTTCTCCGGGGCCGAGGAGAAGAAGAGCACCCGCCAGGCCGAGATCTGGGGCGGCACCGCGGATCAGCCGTTCGACCCGAACTACCACAAGGACACCGACACGCTCGACCACATCGATCGCACCGCTCTGCAGATCCACGGCAGCGGGGTGGCGTACTCGGTGGGTCTGTACGCGCAGGATCAGCGCGGGCGCAACGGTATCCCCGTGCGGGAGGACCGGACTCGCCACCAGCTGCCCGAATCATGA
- a CDS encoding M28 family peptidase, which produces MTRRTVTALLALVVCALTACSSSAPAPPADLGADLAGKITVDGVFRHLTELQKIADAHEGNRADGSPGYQASVDYVAKTLRDKGFDVQTPEFQRLSGSKGGKPALTVAGRTFRVDQASLLLTTAKGGLRAITLRPRTPAGCTAADYGTVPIRGAIAVVDDSSCSIVAKHDAALARGAVGLLVVSQATPARPVGAPAGLFTPGYYHTMRIPVGVIDPTADAALRRTEAPVTLVLDNQPVMTTSRNVIAQTRSGDPDSVVVVGAHLDSVGSGPGINDNGTGVATVLETALELGPEPPGANAVRFAFWGAGEVSADGSTDYLRSLDQGGLDGIALYLDLAVLGSVNAGYFTDDGDQSAQTGTVAALPQGSAGIERTLAGRLYAQGVRPADMPLTRGTDYAAFLAAGVPVGGITTGTSQRKSEVQARIWGGRAGVAFDPNYHTRADTIDNVDRNALGIMASTAAFAVGSYAQSIEGVNGVPAHDRRNRRTP; this is translated from the coding sequence ATGACGCGAAGGACCGTCACGGCTCTGCTCGCCCTGGTGGTCTGCGCGCTGACCGCGTGTTCGTCGAGTGCGCCGGCACCGCCGGCTGACCTGGGGGCCGACCTGGCCGGGAAGATCACCGTCGACGGTGTCTTCCGGCACCTGACAGAGCTGCAGAAGATCGCCGACGCCCACGAGGGGAACCGTGCCGACGGCAGCCCCGGCTATCAGGCGAGCGTCGACTACGTCGCGAAGACGCTGCGCGACAAAGGCTTCGACGTGCAGACCCCGGAGTTTCAGCGGTTGTCCGGGTCGAAGGGCGGCAAGCCCGCGCTGACGGTCGCCGGCCGGACCTTCCGCGTCGATCAGGCCTCGCTGCTGCTGACCACCGCCAAGGGTGGTCTGCGCGCGATCACACTGCGGCCCCGGACACCGGCGGGTTGCACGGCGGCGGATTACGGCACCGTGCCGATCAGGGGCGCCATCGCGGTGGTCGACGACTCCTCCTGCTCGATCGTCGCCAAACACGATGCCGCCCTGGCGCGTGGCGCCGTCGGTCTGCTCGTGGTCAGCCAGGCCACCCCGGCACGTCCGGTCGGCGCCCCCGCGGGACTGTTCACCCCGGGCTACTACCACACCATGAGAATCCCGGTCGGCGTGATCGATCCGACGGCCGACGCCGCGCTGCGCCGCACCGAGGCACCGGTCACGCTGGTGCTCGACAACCAACCTGTGATGACCACGTCGCGCAACGTGATCGCGCAGACGCGCTCCGGCGACCCCGACAGCGTCGTGGTCGTCGGCGCCCACCTCGACAGCGTCGGTTCGGGTCCCGGCATCAACGACAACGGCACCGGGGTCGCCACCGTATTGGAGACAGCTCTCGAACTCGGTCCGGAACCCCCCGGCGCCAACGCCGTCCGGTTCGCCTTCTGGGGTGCCGGCGAGGTGTCGGCCGACGGGTCGACCGATTACCTGCGCTCGCTCGATCAGGGCGGCCTCGACGGGATCGCGCTGTACCTGGATCTCGCCGTGCTCGGCTCGGTCAACGCGGGCTACTTCACCGACGACGGCGACCAGTCCGCGCAGACGGGGACGGTGGCCGCCCTGCCGCAGGGATCGGCGGGCATCGAACGCACCCTGGCGGGTCGGCTGTACGCGCAGGGGGTGCGGCCGGCGGACATGCCTCTGACGCGCGGCACCGACTACGCCGCCTTCCTCGCCGCCGGGGTGCCGGTGGGCGGTATCACCACCGGCACGTCGCAGCGCAAATCCGAGGTGCAGGCCCGGATCTGGGGTGGCAGGGCAGGGGTGGCGTTCGACCCGAACTACCACACCCGCGCGGACACCATCGACAACGTCGACCGGAACGCGCTCGGCATCATGGCGTCGACGGCGGCGTTCGCGGTGGGCAGTTATGCGCAGTCGATCGAGGGCGTCAACGGGGTCCCGGCGCACGATCGACGGAATCGGCGTACGCCCTAG
- a CDS encoding ABC transporter permease: MTGASALAVLNAERIKLTTLRSPILSVALVASFSVGLAAMQPRTAALSVVAFGVPVLMVVAALTVTGEYRTRMIATTFLATPARSVVLGAKAVVAAVFCAVAAAVMVIGSLLVAREPLAVRTVAAIALYAALAAVLGVGVGALLRHSAGAVSVLLLWPLLVETLVGNLPGRGPQIGPYLPFANMFRFLDVQWLFSGYAWHWGPLGSLAYFTALVAVVFGAAVFVVNRRDA, from the coding sequence GTGACCGGGGCGTCGGCGCTGGCCGTGCTGAACGCCGAGCGCATCAAGCTGACCACGCTGCGTTCGCCGATCCTGTCGGTGGCGCTGGTCGCGTCGTTCAGTGTGGGGCTGGCCGCGATGCAACCCCGGACCGCGGCGCTCAGCGTCGTGGCGTTCGGCGTGCCGGTGCTGATGGTCGTCGCCGCGCTGACGGTGACCGGCGAGTACCGCACCCGGATGATCGCGACGACGTTCCTGGCCACCCCGGCGCGGTCGGTGGTGCTGGGTGCGAAAGCTGTTGTCGCCGCGGTGTTCTGTGCGGTCGCGGCGGCGGTGATGGTGATCGGCTCGCTTCTGGTCGCCCGCGAGCCGCTGGCCGTCCGCACGGTGGCGGCGATCGCGCTCTACGCGGCGTTGGCGGCCGTGCTCGGAGTCGGGGTGGGGGCGCTGCTGCGGCACAGCGCGGGCGCGGTCTCGGTGCTGCTGCTGTGGCCGCTGCTGGTCGAGACGCTGGTGGGCAACCTGCCCGGTCGCGGCCCGCAGATCGGGCCGTACCTGCCGTTCGCGAACATGTTCCGCTTCCTCGACGTGCAGTGGCTGTTCTCCGGCTACGCGTGGCACTGGGGCCCGCTGGGGTCGCTGGCGTACTTCACCGCGCTGGTCGCGGTGGTGTTCGGCGCCGCGGTGTTCGTGGTGAACCGCCGGGACGCCTGA
- the thiS gene encoding sulfur carrier protein ThiS, whose translation MTLTVNDEAVEVDGPITVAALLDRLGYPEKGIAVAVDWAVIPRSQWDTALTDGAKVDVVAAVQGG comes from the coding sequence GTGACGCTGACGGTCAACGACGAGGCGGTCGAGGTCGACGGGCCGATCACCGTCGCCGCGCTGCTGGATCGGCTGGGGTACCCGGAGAAGGGCATCGCGGTCGCGGTGGACTGGGCGGTGATCCCGCGCTCGCAGTGGGACACCGCACTGACGGACGGAGCGAAGGTCGACGTGGTGGCGGCGGTGCAGGGTGGTTGA
- the thiE gene encoding thiamine phosphate synthase produces the protein MRDALLYLCTDARRERGDLAEFADAALAGGVDIIQLRDKGSPGERQFGPLEARAELAALEVLADAARRHDALLAVNDRADIARAAGADVLHLGQDDLPLTVAREIFTGIVGRSTHDLDQVQAAIAEDVDYFCVGPCWPTPTKPGRAAPGLDLVRAAAHLAPAKPWFAIGGIDAQRLPEVIAAGARRAVVVRAITAADDPKAAAAQLRAMLSSAR, from the coding sequence GTGCGTGACGCCCTGCTGTACCTGTGCACCGACGCCCGCCGGGAGCGCGGCGACCTGGCCGAGTTCGCCGACGCCGCCCTGGCGGGTGGAGTCGACATCATCCAGCTGCGGGACAAGGGCTCGCCCGGCGAGCGGCAGTTCGGCCCGCTCGAAGCCCGCGCCGAGCTGGCCGCGTTGGAGGTACTCGCCGACGCCGCGCGCCGCCACGACGCGCTGCTCGCGGTCAACGACCGCGCCGACATCGCCCGCGCGGCGGGTGCGGACGTGTTGCATCTCGGCCAGGACGACCTGCCGCTGACGGTCGCCCGGGAGATCTTCACCGGGATCGTGGGGCGGTCCACCCATGACCTCGACCAGGTGCAGGCGGCCATCGCCGAGGATGTCGACTACTTCTGCGTCGGTCCGTGCTGGCCGACGCCCACCAAACCCGGCCGGGCCGCCCCGGGCCTCGATCTCGTGCGCGCGGCCGCGCACCTGGCGCCGGCCAAGCCGTGGTTCGCGATCGGCGGGATCGACGCGCAGCGCCTTCCCGAGGTGATCGCGGCGGGCGCGCGCCGCGCGGTCGTGGTGCGGGCCATCACCGCGGCCGACGACCCGAAGGCCGCGGCCGCGCAGTTGAGGGCAATGCTCAGCTCTGCCCGTTGA